In Eulemur rufifrons isolate Redbay chromosome 15, OSU_ERuf_1, whole genome shotgun sequence, the genomic stretch AAGGAGACATCTTGGAACTGGACACGCCCCTCCAGGTTTAAGGAAGTCAGCAGACCACGAGGTGGGCAGCGAGGCGTGCGGTCcagatattcaaatattttctctgaggaGCCCACAGCCTTCTGTACGCAGGGATAGGTGGACAGCAGTACCTGGAGGGAGGAATCAATAGTGACAAGGAAGCAGGGAGACCCAATCTGCTTGCCAGCACGATGTGAAATCAGAAgggtaaagaatggaaaaaatgcaCACAGAGTGTGCTGGGCCAGGGGTAGGAATGGCACTGAGAGTGACACTGCAGGGACCTCACCTCAACAGCTGTGGTGAACTGAATCTGGTAGAGAACAAATGTGACAAGGTTCCCACTGCTCACAGCCCCGCTGGTCACCAGCTGCCCACCAACGTATAGGATCCCCACCTTCAGCAGCATCCCTGAAATCTACAGAGACCACAGAAAACCTGGGTTGTGGTAGAGAAATCTGGAGGGGACACAGAACCAGAGTCATTAGCATGAAGGAGATATAGAGCCCCTTTCCCCCAAGTAACATCAGCAGGCTTGACGGGCAGAAAGGAGAATGAACCACAGAGAGTCCACAGGTCTCACTCAAATACACGGTGTAGAAGTCATCATTATCTTCTTCACCATCGCCATCATCACCTTGTTGGGGGAGCACTTTGCTCTCTACAAAAGGCCTTCCTGAATGTGACGTTGCCCAATACTCAGAGAAGGAAAGTTACCTGTCCTGGTCACTGAGTTAGTGGATGCAGCATCAAGCCAGGAGCATCTGGTTGCTGGTCTAGTTCTCATCCCTGCCTCCCACTACTCCCATGGTCGCCACTAGCACATCCACACGGTACCCGCAGAAGCAGCCCCAGATATAGGAATTTCTGGCTTCCTGGGCTTCCCAGGAGAGGCAAAAGAAAGCCTGGGACTGGAAGACACGGCATCTCTCCAGTCCACATGGTTGGGAGGAGTTTGTGTACCACAGCAAAAGGAAGCCACCCAGCATCTCTAAAAGGAGGGAGGGGGTCAGGGACATTGAATAGAGTCATTGAGCCTAAGGTTACTGGGATGAAAACACTGAACCAACCAGTTCCCAGTAGAGGAGGAGTGGGAGCAAGATCACAGGAAAGGGAATGGAGTCACGACATCTAGGGGACAAGGGATGGGCTTACGCTGGTGGTCCAGTGGTTGACTGCATAGGCCAGGGCCTCCTTCTGGTtgagtttctttatttcttgCAGCTTTTGCCTAAATTTCTGGGCCTCGCCGTCCTCATTGGCAAAGCTCCGCACTGTGGGCATGGCTGACAGAGCCTCAATGGCCACCTGGCTGGACGCTGCCAGAGATTCCCGCACCTGCACCTCCAGTGACTGTGGAGACATGGACAAGCAATGTCAGACAGAGTTGGCAAACCATACGGGACAAGACCTGAGTCACCTACTTGGAAATTAAAGTTGAGTAGAAGCAGAGGGGCCAGAGAGAAACAGCTATGCCCCTTGGATACTCAGGAatacaaggaagaagaaaatgaccCAGAATGGGTTGGAGTTCATATTCTTACAAATTGTGGGCAGAAGATagaagagaagacacagaatATGAAAACTGATGTTGAGCAATCTGGAAACATGGCTTACAGGGACAGCGAGTTCCATGAAGATGGAGAATCAGTGAGGGTACCAGGAAAGTTGGACTGAAAGCTATCAGAGAGGAACTGAGTCAGCAAGTCTGGGAGATGAGGGTCTGTACAGGTTGACCCAACCCCTTGGACATACCTGGTACCATTTTCCAAGCTTCttaggcagaaggaagagcagaggCAAGGTGACCAGGGTGACCATGGTGAGGGGCAGTGACCCCCAGAGCATGAACCCCAAGAGACACAGCCCTCGCACCAGGTACCACAGCAGCAGGCTGAGCCTCTCACTCAAAGAGTCACTCAGGGTGGACGTGTCCTCTGTTACCCGAGACGTGATGGCACCTGCCAGGGTTGGGGAGAAGAGAATGCAGTGAATGAAGCCGTTTCCGAGTAAGGGGAGGAACTGACGATGAGCCAGGGTGCCGGGGTTGTGTTGACAAGGAGGCCAAGGCAAAACAGGTTAGGGGATTGGGGAGGTCTGCGAATCTCGGTGCAGGAGCAATGAGTGTTAGAGAAAGGGCCTGGCTAAGACCTtcatttaaatacaaagaaattgatGCACATgtgattttccatttctctgaaaGCTTTCTGTTCCCTAAAGACCCGTAATCCCAGGCCACACACGTAGGCAGGAAGAGCGTAACCTGGTCCTGTAGCAGagttggaggagggggaggaccCGATAGAAAGCAGACAGGAGTCTCCAACAAGCACTGCACTGGGTGGCAAGAGACTGGGCTTCTAACCCCAAGTTTGTCCCTACAGTGTGTGACTGTGCAAGCTTCAGCATTTAGggtctaggcctcagtttccttctctgtaaaatgaagcaGCTGGACTCCATTAACTGAAAATTTCCAGGTTTGAAATTCTGATGTTCCTGTGTAAGGAGACATGGGAAGGAACAGATTTATGGGAAAATCCTGGATTAAAACTCTAGGTTTTTCTTAAGGTAAAGAGGACAATGTTTTGCTCCTGAGGTATATCAAGAGTAagaaatagtgtgtgtgtgtgtgtgtgtgagacagagagagagagagagagagagagagaggtggggagggaagaaagttAGAAGTAAAAGCGGACGGATGGGATGCAAACAGTACACACGTGCATAATGAAAGAATTTCACAAGAAACCTGTTTGGTTCTGTTGAAAAAACTCTGTCTCCTGGCGCAGGACAGCCTGAaacacctgtccctgcagggAGCTGTGCACGCGGCCCATGGTGCCGTTGTAGATGCCATCACCGAGGAACTCCAGCACTGCACTAGACagagcccaggaggaggagggtcAAGTATGTTCAGGAGACAGACGCAAGTCCCAGGTATGCCCACAGAAGCGCACGCTGGGCAGCCGTCCTAATGTCCAACTCCCTCTTTTCCAGGGACACCCGTCTCAGCCTACAGACCTGGCTACGGTGAGGACGGACATGAGAGTTATGTTTCGAGTGAAGGCAGCAGCTGTCCCATCTTGTAGAATCCGGTCAGTGAGGCGGCCGGTGAAGAATGGAATGGCCATTTCCCCTGGGGAGAGACGGGAGACATTTTAGCAGTCACAAATATTAAATCTAAGCAGGTCAGCTCCAATCAGACTGCCCCCCCCAACCCGGGGCCTCCTACCAGTCGCCCTTATCCTGGAGGGAGCAGCAGAAAGAAGACACCAGGTCACAATCCCCAACCTGAATAGGCTGCCCTGGAGCTCACTGCCCCATGGTAGCCCCACCAGACCCCTCAGGGATGCAATTAGAAGGCTAGACATCATGGAGTAGAACACCCTCCTGTCAGAGACGAGGACGGTTGACCCGGAGGACAGTGAGGCAAGGCCTGGGGCAGGACTGGAGCCCAGGACTCCTGAAGCCACCAGTGCGGGGCTCTCTCCTCTCCACTGAGTGGTCTCCTGAGCTAGGACGTTTTGCCCGATCTGCATTTTCCAGAATCCGCACTACTTCATTCACCATTACCTTTGATTCCTGCCCTTGTGTCCTCCCGTCCCCCCCTGCATCCCCTTACCAAGACAAGAGAGGACCACCAGGCCCAGGACCAGCGGGAAGCGGCGTATCTCTGAGCCCAGGCAGCCTAGAAGCCGACGCACAGCGTCTCCAGAGCCGGCCACCCAGAGGCTCCCGAGCTTGTGCCACAGGGCGGCTGCGGGCAGCGCCGCTGCGTAGCTGAGGACGAAGGCGTCCAGGTGACTTCCCCAGTGCAGTAGCCTGGTGCTATTTGCGTCCCTGGGGAGTCCCCAGGAGCCCAGCTCTCGGAACAAGGCAAGTCCTGGCAGGGCTAAGCCCAGCGCCGCCGCCAAGGGCTCCAAAGAAGCCAGCCATCCCTGGACTCCTGCGCTTCCACTTGTGGAGCCAGCAGTGGCCTTGAGGACCCCGCGGGCCCCCAGCCACAGCAGGGCCCAGCGGCTCAGGCCCACCGCCCAGACCCGGAGCAGCGGCAGCGCCGGGGGCACCAGCAGAGAGACCACGCCGGGCAGCGTGGGCCGGAGCAGCACCCAGTCGGCGACAAGGAGCAGCGTTGTCCCCAGCCACGCAAGGGAAGCTCGGGAGACGCAGTGGCACCCGCAGGCAGCGGGGGACCCTGAACTGGCCATTGCGCGCGGGCCCGGTCCGGGCCTGGAACTCTCCGCTGTCCCCGCTGGGCCGGAGTCCCCGGGTGCTGTCGAGTCCTCGTGCCGGCGGCTGggggacccagcagggcgggcGAGGGCGGGGCTCTCGAAAAGTCCCTGCAACCGGCTGGTCCCGGTCCTGCTACCAAGAAGCCCAGCCTTTTACGGGAAGTGAAATCGAAAGCGGCCGCCGGCTCGCTAGATCCGCCCACTTGCTAAAGTGGCCCGCCCAGACCGTCCCGGGCGAAGTTAAAATTGGATCTGAGGTTCTGGGGCGCAGCCCTGGTGTCCCATTTTCTCCATCACGCacacccttccctcctctcccggTCTCCTCCCGATCCGCGTGCACGAATTTGCTCTCGGCAGCCTCAGTGCTGGGCTCCTGCGTCACCTGTCTCGGGGCAGATCTGCCCAGCACAGGTTAGCGCCGGGCGCCAACCTCACCGAGAGGACGCGGGCGCCACCTGGCGGGCGCAGTGAAGGGGCGGGGCTGCAGGCGGCGCCCGCGCGCGGTCCGGGTCGGTCTGAAAGCAGCGCCGCAGGCAGCGAGGAGCACAGCGCTGCAGGGATGCTGCAGGCGGGAGCACCAAACCCGGACTTACCCTGGGCAGGAGAAGTCCACACTGGGGTAATGGGTCTGGGCTTGAGAGGTGGGAGAGGGATGGAGGAGGTGCGGCGGTCCGGGAAACCCTGGAAGCATGGAAAAGTGAATGGGGAGACTAACACAAGTGTAGGGAGGTGGCTTGTAGCAGCCAGAGCCTGCACCCCGCAGTGAACGTAGAGTATTTCTATTCTGAAGGGGTCGTCCAGGGGTTGGTGAGGGGACCCGGCACGCGAGGCTGGTGGAGAAGGGGGTGCCTTGGCTCTTAGTTGGAAGCGTCAAGGGGAAGCTGCTCTAGTGCGCTTTCGCTTTCACTCTGGTCTGGACAGTGGGGGCTGGTTAAATCAAAAGAGGCAGTTGGGGACAGCGcaaacagatgaggaaatggtgCCTTGGGTGAAGTAGGACAGCACCTGAGAGAAGCGATGTGGGCAGTTACTGAGAAAGACCAACTCATCACACAGACCTTTGATAAAGTTGCCCCTGGGTAACTGAGCCCAAACGCTGATAATGGGGTTCTCTGTTAGCCAGCGATGCCCTTCCCCAGCTTGACCCAGGGAGGCTCCTCCGTGGCCCACGTGctgcctgctccctcccctgTGTCTTCCCTGCCCATCCCCATGCTCCGCCCACTGGGGGACTTTGCTCAGGATGGGCACCTGGGGCAGGTGGCAACCCCAAGGCTGGCTGGCCTCTGCTCTCAGACTACTGCGGCCACCTTGGCTCAGGGCAGCTGTGTTAGAGGAATAGCCTCTAGGATGGAGTTATCTCTGTTCTCTGGCCCTCTCCATTCATGATAAGTCAGTGTGTCAGAAAGCATGCTCAGGGCAGTGGCCCAGGGGGCGAGGGTAACATGGCGTGGTGAGAAAGGGAGGGGTAAAACTACTTATAAATTGAAAAATCTCCTTCATTGCCAAGGGAGCAAGTAGGAAGTAGAAGTCAAAACAAGGCATAGGAGTCAGACCCGGGTTTTAGTCCCAGGTCTGCTGTTActctgtgtggccttggataagtcatttgccttttctaggtctcagtttcctcatttgaatcAAGGATCTTTAAGGTTCCTTCCAACTCCACAGGAGTAGAAAAAGTGTAGCTTTACCCTCcctgactttttttaaaattcttttcttgacCTGGAAAAGCCAGTTTAAATTCCCCAGGTAAATCCTCTCTTGGCACAGATCTCTTCCCCTGGCTACTGAGATATCCATTTACTTCTTGATCAGAAATCCCTTaagggaaatgtttttattttaaaccatctGTGTGCTCCTTGCTGTTTCCCTCCTGCCTTGACTCCTGGCCATGCTAACCACTGACCTCGTTGATCTTTTCCTTCGTTCAGGAAACTGAAAGAGCTCATTTCTGATTAAGTGGGGGTAGGGTGGAGAATTCTGGACCAAAAAAACATGACCTTGTTTCCCAAGTTCACAGTAACTTGCTCTGTGTTGGGTCTGTCCCTCTCTGCACACCCAACGCGCCTGCGTGGTGGAGATAATCCACTTGTGGAGCTACTTCCCAGCGCTCCCCTCAAAGGCAGCACTTCTGCTCTAGGAGCCTCGTCCCCACTTCTCTCTTTGGAATAGAAAAGATTCCACTTGGGAAACCTCCGGCTTAGGGATAGGATTCTTTCTGTGTTGTATCACAGCCAGGCTGTGACACTGCCCTGGCAGCTGGATGAAACAATAGAGAAAGTGGGCTGATGGTCGGGGAGAAACCTGTACTGGGAGTCAGCTCTGGCCTGAATTACCGTGTGATCTCGAGACAGTCACGTCCCTTCTCTGGGAATGTTTCCTCGTCTGTAGCACGAGGGGATCAAGGCCCTTCCTCTCTGACATTCCATACTCTGTCTCTGCAGACAACCATCATGGCAGTGGAGTTTGACGGGGGCGTGGTGATGGGTTCTGACTCCCGGGTGTCCGCAGGGTGAGTGCCAGTGGATTTGTATGCACTGGAACAAAGCCAACGCTACccacatacacatttttcttaCCCACTCGTGAAAGGACTGGTGGACTGGAGCTTTGGGGAAATGGAGTTGACCTTCCCAGAAAGCCACTATAATAAAGCCATTTGGTGGGAGCTTCGGTCTCTGAATTCATGGGAGAGGACCTGAATGCCTATGTGGCCTGTCCTGTAGAATACAGGGATGAGCCTAAAGGAACAGGATCTGAGAGGGGGACAGGAGAGAGATTTTGAGGGGCCTCCTCCTATCTGTGTTTAGGGATAAAAAAGATGGTCCTGTCAAGCAGATACCCGGTTTCTCGTATATCATgtgtctcctctcccctcctagCCAGTTTCCTCACATGAAAAAGGAGCGTATGCAATTAGACCAATATTATTACATTATGTTCTACAGAACATAATGTAACTCCTTCAAGATTGTTAACAGGAAAGAAAACTTGGTAAAAGGCATATTTTTCTTGAtgtagtattttttgttttgctataaaaTCCAAGCCTAAAATAAGTCTAACTTTGATTAATACTTGCAGTGATTATTTTATCTGAGACGACTATCCTCCTTTAATCCAAACATTAAATTGCATGCTATTCTCTTTTCAAGAAAACTTGAGAAGCTTTGAATGACCAACCTCAAAAATTCCCAAACTCTAACAGTGACTACTTCCTAACAGAGAGGCAGTGGTGAACCGAGTGTTTGACAAGCTGTCCCCCCTCCACCAGCACATCTACTGTGCACTCTCTGGGTCAGCCGCCGATGCCCAAGCCGTGGCCGACATGGCCGCCTACCAGCTGGAGCTCCATGGGTATGAAGTGCCAGTCTGACTCCCCACCCACTAGAGCTCCCCCAACCTGTGTACCCCTGAACAGTGTCCCGTTCCACGAGCACTACACTGGGAAATGAAAAATTCGTGTTTTAGCTCCTGCTGGCACTTGAATCTCTCTAGGCCAGTTTCTGcacctgtaaagtggagataacaGTATCTCACCAGACAACTATTTTGAGAACCAAATGATATATGTGAAAGCAGTTGGAAAACCGTAAATCACTATCCTAGGACAAATAATCAGGAAGAAAATGATTACATGGCCCACCATAATATCCGGCAGTTACCATATGAGAAATCAAGGTCATTGGGAAGGAAGTAAACTTATCTGCTTTTACCCATAAGTGCAGGGCCCTTGTAGCCAAAAGACTGCTATGTCATTGGGGAGCCGGTGGGTGGGGCTGAGTGAAAGAGGGTGAAAAACTGAGAGCTTCTTACCAGTTGGGGGTATAGGACTCTCGTTCCCCTGTACACGTGGGAGGGAAGCTGGAGTTTGAATTATTGCAGCTAAAGGTTTCAGGTGTCACTTGGCAGGGATGATGGCAATGACATAGGAGAGTGGGACTTAAGGAAATTATATCGACCCTTATTCCTAACGCTTCCTTCAGGATGGAACTGGAAGAACCTCCACTTGTTCTGGCTGCTGCAACCGTGGTGAGAAACATCACCTATAAATACCGGGAGGACCTGTCTGCACATCTCATGGTAGCTGGCTGGGACCACCGCGAAGGGGGCCAGGTGAGTCCCTCCCTGGACGTTCCCCGCTCCCTACATGGGGAGATGGAGTCATATGTCAATGTAGCGATGAGTTCCAAACACACTAGCTCTGAAAACATAATAGAGTCTCAACTGTTGGGGATATGAGATACTGGGGCTTTGATACAGGGTGCAGAGACCACCTGCTTGTCTCAGTGGGAAGGACAGCCCTGATGATTCTTTAGTCTGACCTGAGGGTGCCCCCCCAGGTATACGGAACCCTGGGAGGAATGCTGACTCGACAGCCCTTTGCCATCGGTGGCTCCGGCAGCACCTACATCTACGGTTATGTGGACGCAGCCTACAAACCAGGCATGTCCCCTGAGGAGTGCAGGCGCTTCACCACAGATGGTAACTGGCCATGTCGAACGGTACCTGGGGAGGGCTTTTAAACATGGGAACGAAGTCGATTATGAGGAACAGGAAGAGGAATACCTGGGTGGCCGTTGAGTTCAATGTCCAAACTGGgatacttttgagagtgaaagggggcAGGACAAATGCAAAACCGGATGGGACTGTGGGGCAATGGGGATACATCAGGACTCTTCTGCGTACACCAAGTTGGCTAGACAGTCGCCGTGAGAACCAGTGGTGTGCTGGGGCTGGCTTAGGCCAGCTCATGAGAGCTAATTGTTAAATATCCAAGTGTTTATGAGCTGCTTGGTATCTGTAACTTGAAATTGGTCATAGTGGCAGGATTCACACTATGGACATCAGCAGAGGCTACATGTGAAGGCCCTTTTTGAAGCCAGTTTACCAGCACAGCACTAGATACGCCTCTCTGGAGGGGAGGTTTTGAGGGGAAAGTAGTAGTAGGCATTTGGACAGGACGGGAAGGAAAGGGTTTTTGAAGCTAAgctgttctttcttcctctctctatCCTGAAACCCTCTGCAGCTATTGCTCTGGCCATGAGCCGGGATGGCTCTAGCGGGGGTGTCATCTACCTGGTCACTATTACAGCTGCTGGTGTGGACCATCGAGTCATCTTGGGCAATGAGCTGCCGAAATTCTACGATGAGTGAATCTTCCTCAGACTTCCCTTTCTTATTTTGCAATAAACGCTCTGGGATCAGAAGCTGGTATGGTCAGTGGGACGTGCTCAGGGAGATGTAGCTTAGGGGAGGGGGCTTCCTCCCGCCCAGATGTCAGCACACCCTTTTTATTCTTGTGTCCAAGGTCTAAAATGTCTTTCCTAGGGAAAGAAAGGGGGAGTACACTGGAAATGTAATGAGCCCTAAACATGACAGGTCATCGTGCACTGAGTGACTCTGAagttttataaacaataaaaattctcatTCTGATGCCCAAGGAATGAGGGTGCAAGTGAGAAAGAAGGTGGGACTCGTTCCTTTAAGGCTACGATTGACAGATAGATGAGACAGCCACACACATGCGAACTGGCTGAGAGCATCAGCAAACTCACTCATAAAAGAATTCCTTTCAGAATGCATTCATTCATATTAAAGATCAGTGTGTGAAAAATGCTCAAATATTTGAGGGGCACTTGTGAATTTCAAAGAATAATAACAGTAACTTTAAAGAGCTACGTTTATTGAGCCAGGCATTGGCcaaatgttttgtaaattttgtctTTTAGAGTTCAAACCAAGGAAAAGCACCTTATGGACTTACTATGCTATCATTACTTCTATTTAAGGACAAATGGAGGCTTAGAAaggcacttgcccaaggtcgcacagcaGGTTGAGAGGCTGAGATCCGGGATTGAGTTTTATCTCGGGCCCTTCCTCTACCACTCCATAAAGCTTGCCATCCCCTCAAGCTCCACGTGTCATCTCCTTGAAATCTGCAGTCAGTGGCCCAGCGTGGTCACTGGCACTTAGGCAGTTCTTTCCAGATGCCTGAGTAACCACGCTGACAAAGCTGAGCTCCGCTGCTGTCTTTTCCATGCACTTCCTGAGTGACGGCAACAATTATTCCCCTTCTGGGAGccctcatttcctttctgtcGAAAGAAGGTGTTGAATGATGTCTAAGGCAGTTTACAGCTCCAACACTCGATGCCACTTTGCTAATAAGTGACAGTGAACAGGGACATGCAACAGAAATACGAGTGGGGTCTCAGGCTACACATACAAATGCAAAGTGCTCTAAAACAATCATATGCCTCTGGGAGTGtgggaaaaaatctaaaattacaaGAGCCTGTAATTGTTGTTTCTAGCCATgatacttaatttattttaaattttaaagcagtAGTTTAAGAGCCCATTTTTCCCACTGACCACTAGAAGCTCTGGGAGGTATACAAAAAGCAACTACTAAAGGA encodes the following:
- the TAP1 gene encoding antigen peptide transporter 1, which encodes MASSGSPAACGCHCVSRASLAWLGTTLLLVADWVLLRPTLPGVVSLLVPPALPLLRVWAVGLSRWALLWLGARGVLKATAGSTSGSAGVQGWLASLEPLAAALGLALPGLALFRELGSWGLPRDANSTRLLHWGSHLDAFVLSYAAALPAAALWHKLGSLWVAGSGDAVRRLLGCLGSEIRRFPLVLGLVVLSCLGEMAIPFFTGRLTDRILQDGTAAAFTRNITLMSVLTVASAVLEFLGDGIYNGTMGRVHSSLQGQVFQAVLRQETEFFQQNQTGAITSRVTEDTSTLSDSLSERLSLLLWYLVRGLCLLGFMLWGSLPLTMVTLVTLPLLFLLPKKLGKWYQSLEVQVRESLAASSQVAIEALSAMPTVRSFANEDGEAQKFRQKLQEIKKLNQKEALAYAVNHWTTSISGMLLKVGILYVGGQLVTSGAVSSGNLVTFVLYQIQFTTAVEVLLSTYPCVQKAVGSSEKIFEYLDRTPRCPPRGLLTSLNLEGRVQFQDVSFAYPNRPDVPVLQGLTFTLQPGEVTALVGPNGSGKSTVAALLQNLYQPSGGQVLLDGKPVWQYEHHYLHSQVAAVGQEPQLFGRSVRENIAYGLTQKPPMAEIKAAAMESGAHSFISGLPRGYDTEVGEAGSQLSGGQRQAMALARALIRKPRVLILDDATSALDADSQLRVRQLLYESPERRSRSVLLITQHLGLVEQADLILFLKGGAVCEAGTHLQLMGNRGHYWDMVQAPAGALE
- the PSMB9 gene encoding proteasome subunit beta type-9, whose protein sequence is MLQAGAPNPDLPWAGEVHTGTTIMAVEFDGGVVMGSDSRVSAGEAVVNRVFDKLSPLHQHIYCALSGSAADAQAVADMAAYQLELHGMELEEPPLVLAAATVVRNITYKYREDLSAHLMVAGWDHREGGQVYGTLGGMLTRQPFAIGGSGSTYIYGYVDAAYKPGMSPEECRRFTTDAIALAMSRDGSSGGVIYLVTITAAGVDHRVILGNELPKFYDE